GCGCTTGACGTACTCGCGGCCGATGTCCTCGCCGACCAGGGATTCTGCCAGGGCGACGCCGCGCTTCCACCGGTCGCGCTGCTGCGTGGCGCCGCTGAGCTTGGTTCCGTAGAACTCGAAGTTGGCGCGACCGATGTCCTCGCTGAGCACACCGGCGCGCGAGCGCAGGATGTTCCAGGCCGCCCACAGTTGCCAGTCGGCTAGCGTTTCGCGGCGTAGCATGCCGTCGAGATCCTCGGTAAACGACGGCATCATGTCGATCACTCGGCCGTCAGGAACACCGGAGCTGCGCAGCAGCGTCTGCACCAGCGGCGGCAGATCCTGGAGGGTGGTCGGGTTGTAGGTGGCGATGGCATCGCGCGCCTTCACCACATCCCAATGGGAGGCGGCCAGGCCCTTTTCCACATTGACGACGCGTTCCGCCGCGATCTCCGGGCTGAGCCCCAGCAGGTACTTCGGGTCGAGGAACTCGAGCATCCGCGCGACGTGTTTCTGGTAGTCGGCCAGGGTCTGCGCGTGGGCCTCGTCGTGGTAGTAGGCCTCATCGGGAAGCCCGAGCCCCGACTGGACGAGGTACGGCACCGCGTCCTCGCCCTGCGAGTCCTTCTCCACCCAGTAGGTCAGCGGCCCGCCGATGCCGTCGCGCTCTAAGCGCCCTAGCTTTTCGACGAACTCCTCAACGCTCGAGACCTCCAACGCCTCCAAATCCGGGGAAAGGGCGTCGATGCCGGCGGCGTTAATGGTGTCCACATCCATGAAGGAGGTGAACAGGTCGCCGCCGCGGCCGGCGCCGTCGGAAAGAATCGCGTGGACGTCTTCCTCCGCCTGGTCGCGCAGTTGGTAAAACGCCCCGTCGATGCCACGGTCAGCGGGGATCTCGTGGTTGGCTACCCATTCGCCGTTTACAAGTTCAAAGAGGTCATGCATGCCCCCATGCTACGGAATTGTGCGACTGCTCGATGATCCAGTTCGAGGCTTCGCGCTGCTGCGCCAGCGTGTAGCTGCCGTGGCGGCCCATGCCCTTGAATACCGAGAACGCACCGAGGCCCAGGGAGCGGAATAGGGTGTTGAACTCGCCGAAGGGGATGCGGCCGGCGGCCATGTTGGTCCGCAGCGCCGGCGAGACCAGGCCGCGGTGCGCCTCGTTCATGGAGCACACCAGGTCGCCGGCGTTGCAGATCTCCAGCACGCGCGGTCCGAGTTTGCCGTAGCCGCCCGGCAGCGGGCCGAGCGAGCCGCGCGACAGGGGAGAGGTGCCGTAGGACAGCACCGCGCCGTTGTCGCCCTGGTACGGGTTGGCGAACAGTGCCACACCGGAGACGCGCTCCGGTGGGATCGGGCCGCGGCCGTGGGCGATGTCGCTCGTCAACCGGGCCGCGATGTCGGCGCCGAGCGAGTAACCGGTGAACGAGAAGCGGGCGTCGGGGCACGCCTTGGCCAACTTGGCCACGGTGGCGCGGGCCCGCTTGTACCCGCCTGCGGCGGACTTCTTGTACTCGGAAGTGGCGAACGGGGTGGAGGGGTAGGACACCCAGAGCGGCTCGATCTCGCCGGCGGTGCCCATGCGGGTCAAGAGACCCGTCATGAACACGTTGCCGCCGTGGGGCACGAAGTCCGGGATGCCCTCCGCGGTGTTCGCCCCGCCAGGCACCGCCACCAGGAAGTGCGCGGAGCATCCCCGCTGGGTGGGCAGGGTTTTGATCGGCTGAGCGTCCGCTGCCCCAGCGGTGATGGTGAGCGCGGCGACACACGCGGCGACGATATTCCTGAGTTTCATGACAAATGCATCTTAGCCCTGCTCGTCAGGATTGCGCACCTTCATCGGACCGGGGGTATACAGGCCGGACCGCGTGGTCACCTGGGTGTCCACCTGGGCAAGTGCTGGCGCCTCGCCGGCGGAATTGCGGCGGGGCTCATACTTAGCCACAGAACCCCAGTCGCGCTGCCAGTCGTCCTTGAGGTAGCCCGGGATCTCGTAGGAGGTGTTCACGGCCTCCGCCGGGGCGAGCGCGCCGCCGCCGAGGAAGTCCATGAAGCCGGAGAGCTGCGCCTTGCCCGGGGCGTCCGGCATGATACGGAACTCCGGGATCTCGGTCACGCCGTTGGCGTGGTAGAACGGCCGCTGGCACGGGTACTGGAACGCGACGGTCCAGTCGAGCAGGCCCGGGGTCTCCGAGTCGAAACGTTCGTTGAGCGGGGTGAGCTGCGGGTTGCGCAGTGGGGTGACGGCCAACCAGTCCCGCTCCGCCAGCGAGGTGTCCTCGGCGACGAGGCGCACCACGTCGGCCTCCTCCGGAAGGTCGGCGAGCGGGTAGCGCAAGTTGCGCCATTGCATCGTCGGGCCCTGGTCGAGCATCTCCACCTCGCCCAACTTGCGGACTACGCCGTCTTCGCGGGTGCCGTACTCGAGTTTGAGCTCGGTGCCTTCCTGTTCGATGCCGTTGATGTCGTGGTGGGCGATGCGGCCGGCGACGGAGGTGACCAAAAGCGGGCGGTCGTCGTCAAGCGAAGGCAGCTCGAACCACGTGGTCTCCAAGGTCGCGGACTGTTCCGGCTCGTCCTCGAAGGTGCCGGCGACGGGCACGCGGTTGTAGTCGAGGCCGAACGGCAGGCGCACGGTGGAGCCGTTTACGCCGCGCATGGACTTCGGGCGGTTGCCCTGGGTGTTCACGCGGGAGGTGGACTGGGCCTCGTCGGAAGCCGGATCCACATCGGCGGAATCGTCGTCGGTCTGGGTGTCCTCGAGGGTGCGGTCCGAGGTATCCGCCAGGTCGGAGGCGATGTAGGCGGGCACGCCGTCCGGGGTGAAGCCGATGCTCTCCCCGGCGTCGAGGGACTTGCCCAGCGGCACGCCGCCGACCGGGGTGAGGAAGGAGGCGTTGGTGTCCTCCTCGAGCAGCACATCGCCGCCGAGGGCGCACACGTCGCCTGCGAAGGACTTCACGTTGCCCATGCCGACGGAGTACGCCGGGGCCTGGGAGACGAAGGACTTGACAAACGTCAGGCAGGAAAACGCCACCATGAGCACCGCGAACACGGCGATCGGGGCGGACATCACACCCGACCAGCGGCCGCTGATGCGGCGCGGGCCGCGCATGGATTGCACGACGCCTACGACGAAGACGAGCAGCGCGATGGCCAGCACCACGGTGTTCGCCTCGATGCCCTTGAGCTGGACGGTGCGGTCCCACCACGGCACGGCGAAGGAGGAGACGTACCACCAGGCGTTCCAGCCGGCGAGCGTGAGCGCCATGAGGAACAGCACCGCGGCCAGGGCGAAGGTGCGGTTGCGGTCGGACTTCAGCGCGATGCGGGAGAGCACCACCGCGCCGACCGCGGCGATCGCGCCGCCGATGCCGGCGTAGATGCCGAAGTGGTGGGTCCACTTCGTCGGCGTGAACATGAGGAAGAAGGTGGACAGGCCGAGGATGAGCATCATCCGTTTCGTGGTGGCGGTGGTCTTATCACCCTTCGCCAGCGCCCACAGGATCAGGCCGGTGCACAGGATCAGCACGAACATGGGGAAGCGGCGGGACATGGAGCCGTCGACGGTTTGCTCGACAAGCGTGGCGTAGCGGGTCCACTCCTCGAACCAGTTCAGCGCCGGGCCGACCTCGGAGCGCACCGCGGTGGCCTCCAGCACGGTGGCCAGGGTTTGGTCGTGGAACACCGGGACCATCACGGCGAGGCCCGCGCCCATAAACGGTGCGACGTAGGCAATGCGCGGCTGCGGTCGCGAGCCGATGATGCGCAGCACGGCCGGTAGCGAGATGAGGAACACGCCCACCGCTGCCAGGCCAGTCGGACCGCAGGCCAGCGTGAACGCGGCGGTCAGGGTGCCCCAGGCGGCCGGTGCGAGGCGGCCGGACTCGATTGCGCGCTCGAACAGCGCCCAGGTCGCCATGAGCCCCAGCGCGATAATCGGCTCCGGGCGGGTGCCGTTGTTGTACGGCAGCCAGAATGCGAGGAACACGAAGGCGGCCGTCCAGTGCGCCACGCGCCGGTCCGCGATCGACGGGCCAAGCCGCGGCAGGATCTCGCGCGAGAGCAGCCACCACGTGCCCAGTGCCGCCAGCAGCGCGGGCAGGCGCATCCACATCGACGCCGTGGTCACCTGCGACAGCAGTGACAGCACGTCGTAGAACGGGGAGCCGAACGGCGCCTCAGGCACGCCGTACCAGCGGTAATAGTTGGCCATGTAGTCCGTGTTCGCGGCCACGCGTGCCATGGTGAGCAGGAAGCCGTCGTCGGACGTGTTCGCGCCGAAGACGTGCCAGAAGCCCAGCACCGCGGCAACGATCCCGTCGAGCGGCGTGAGCCCCTTTGCTTGACGACGAACCCTCGGCCCGTCCAACTTCCGCAACGCCCACAGGCTCACCAGCGCCATGATCAGCCCGCCCCACATCGCAATGCTCTTGAGCAGTGTCGGGGTGGAGGTGAAGCGGGAGTTGATGTTCATGTGGGCGGACAGGCCGTCGTCGATAAGCGACTGCTTGTCCTCGAGCTCCGTGTACATACCCGTGACCTGCGGGCGGTAGTCGTCCTCGGTGGTCTCCGAATGCGAGGTGCCCTCGATGTCCACGGTGGCTTCCTCGTGGGTGACGGAGATGTGCAGCTTGGCGTCGTCGTCAAGCTTCTTCACCTGCGAGGGCGTGAGCTCGAAGAGCACGTCGTTGAGCGAGGTGACCACCAAGCCGCCGTCGGGGGAGGTGACGAACAAGCCGCGGTCGGTCGCCTTGTTGGAGGACTCCGGCAGGGTGCCGAAGATCAGCTGCTGGCCGTCGCGGAGCTCGCCGACGCTGCTGGCGGGGACGGTGACTTCGAGGTCCTGCGGCGCCAACGAGATCAGCGGCGCGTTGACGGACGCGACGGAGCCGTTCTGCGGCCACGACACGCTCGCCTCTGTCTGCTTCACCGGCAAAAACGGGGTGAGCAGCAGAAGCACAAACGCGATCAGGCCGGTAATGGCCGCGATGAAACGGGTCGATGCAATTTTCACGTCGGACACCTTACTTCCTCACTGCGACGGCGAACGGGCCGATGAACTTCACGTCCCAGTCGTCCTTGAACGCGTCGGGGTGGAAATACAACCCTTCGTAGTGCACGTTGGGCTGACTCGGGTAAATGTCGTGCGCGATGTGGGTCTTGAAATCGCTGTCCTCGCTGCCACGGAAAATGAAGGCGGCGGGCGGCTCCCACTGGCTGTTGTCCACGGCCTCGGTGAACTTCTCCGGGTCGTCGTAGGAGATCCGCGACCACTCCTCGAGCTCACCGTTGCGCTGCTCGAACTCGCCGAGCGGGTTGGCATAGTGGCTGGTAAACGCGTTAAATCCGAAGAATGGGTGGAAGGCCATGAAGTTGATCTCGTCAGTGAACACCACGGCCTCGTTTTCCATATGGCCGTGCGACTCGATGAAGTCCGCAATCTCGTTGTAGTAGCGGCCGGCATCCGGCGGGAAGCGGTCGGCTCGCTCCCCGTAGCCGTCCGTGTCCGCGTACGCCTGGTCGATGTACTTCTCGTTTTGCACCGCGACGTGCTGCACCATCTGCAGCGACGCCACCGCGACAACGGCGATGACCACGGTAGTAAACAGCGTCTGGTTCTTGATCTGGATGCGCTTCGGGTCGAAGTTAGCCACCGCGATGATGCCGAGCGTGGCAAACAGCAGCACGAACAACACCTCGAGGCGGAAACCGAGCAGCGACGTGCCAAACAGCGTGATCGCCATGGAGGCCAGCGCCCACACGTAGCTCACCGCAAGTGCGGCGCCCAGCGACGCGATCTCCGGCTCGCGGAAACGCACAATGAGCTCGATGAGGCCAAACAGGCACAGCAGGCCGACAAGCGACAGTGAAAGGAACGGCAACGCGAAGTAGGTGCCCTCGATGGGCAGGAAGTGGTTCGCGGTGGATTCCAAAATCTCGTCGCCGGTAAGCACGCGCCACACGTACGGACCCCAGGCGATTGAGGCGATAGCCAGCGAGGCGAACCCGATCACGAGCAGGTGCTTCAGCGGGGTCAGTGAGCGCTCCCCGGCGAAGGTGAGCACCACGGCGATGACAACGACCGTCAGCGCGCCAATGGCGGTGAACAGCGTGTAAAACGTCGCGGAGATGCCCAGGTACACCGCGAGCGCCGCAGTGGCGGACCAGGAGCCCTTCAGTGCCCGGTACGCCCACACGGCAGCGGCCGGCAAGAACATAGCGACGATTGCCGCGTACGGCTCCTCCGGCGTCTCCGTGAGTACGATCGCGGTGGTGACCACGGCGATCGCCGTCGCCACCGGAAGCGACCCGGTGAGGCGGCGCCAGATCGGGGTCAGCATCGCAGCGCCCGCGGCCAGGGTGGCCAGGGCGTGGGGCTGGTAGACCTCCCAACCGTCCATGCCCATGATGTTGGCCAGGCGTCCGCCCATCCAGAACCAGCCCATGGGGTAGAAGGTGGGCAGGCCCTTATACGCCATGTCGGCGTGGCTGAAGTTCTCGGTCATGCGCGACAGGAACTGGGTGCGGAACCCCTGGTCCACCTGGATGCCGTCGAGGTAGAGCTTCGTCGCGGACAACGGGATGCCGAGGGTGGCCACAACCAGCCCCGCCGGAATCAACGCCAACACCGCCGCGGAAATCCACGGGCGTTTCCCGCGGGTCCACAGCACCGCCAACACAGCGGCGATGACGAGCAGCACGAACGACACTCCGGTGGCCAACGACCTAGTCACCATGGAGGTGTTGAACGCCGGCAGCGAGATCCGGTTGAGCACGAACCACGCCACCAGCGTGAGGACGCCACCGGCGAGCCCGGCCGCGATCGTGCGCAGGGCAGTGCGCCCCGCAGGCTGGTAATCGGTTGTCATGCGTAACAGTGTCGCATACGCTACCCAACTCCACGTTCTGCCAGGTACATCAGGATTGCGCGCACGCGCCGGTTGTCCTCGTCGGGGGTAAGTCCCAGTTTGGAGAAGATACTGGAGACGTGCTTCGCCACCGCCGCGCCGGAGAGGTAGAGCTGCTCGGAGATCTGCGCGTTGGACAGCCCCTCCGCCATGTGCTCGAGCACCTCCATCTCGCGCGGGGTGAGCGTGGTCAGCCAGCGCGAACTCGCGGCCATGAGCGCGCTGGCCACGTCCGGGTCGATGATCACCCCGCCGGACGCCACGGTTTCGCACGCCTGGATGAAGTCTTTCACCTCGGCGACGCGGTCCTTGAGCAGGTAGCCGGTGCCGCCGTCGCCGCCGGAGAACAACTCCCGCGCGTAGGCAGGCGCGACGTATTGCGACAGCACCAGCACGTTGACCGGGCCCCGTTGGCGCAGTTCCAGTGCGGCTTGGAGTCCGTCGTCGCGCATGTTCGGCGGCATGCGCACGTCCGTGATCACCAGGTCTGGCGCATGCGTATCGACGACCCCCTGCACCCGATCTGCACTGTCCACCTGCGCCACAACCTCGTGGCCGCGCCGGGTAAGCAGGCCGGCAACGCCTTCCCGCAGCAGTGCGGAGTCGTCCGCGATGACAATCCTCATGGCGCAATCCCACTTTCTCCCCGGAACAAAAGCAACGGAATACGGGCGGCAACGGTGGTGGGGCCGCCGTCGGGCGAGGTCAACTCCATCGACCCGCCGAACGCCGCGATCCGTTCCCGCATCCCGTCGAGCCCGCCGCCGGGGGTGATGCGGGCGTTGCCGCCGCCTTGGTCGGTTACCGAGATGTTCAGGGTGTGGTCGCAGGTCACCAGCACGCTCACCGGTGCCTGCGGTGCGTGCTTCGCGGCGTTGGTGAGCGCTTCGGCGGTGAAGAAGTAGGCGGCGGCGGTGACGGAGTCGTCGATACGTGGCAGCTCGTGCGGCGCGCGGACCGTGACGTGTGGGCCGTACTGCGCGGCGGCCGTTTCGATCGCGGCGATGAGCCCGTGGTCCGACAGCTCGCGGGGGTGGATGCCGTGCACGGTTCTCCTGAGTGCGTCGAGGCCGTTGCGGAGGTCGCGCGCGGCGTCGTCGAGAAGCGGCGAATCAACGTCGAGTCTGGCCTCGCCGAGCTTCATCGCCGCGGCCACGAAGTACTGCTGCGCGCCGTCGTGCAGGTCACGCTCGATGCGCAGGCGCTCCACCTCGTACGCCTCCGCAATCTTTCTTCGAGAGGCGGTG
Above is a genomic segment from Corynebacterium lujinxingii containing:
- a CDS encoding arabinosyltransferase domain-containing protein encodes the protein MKIASTRFIAAITGLIAFVLLLLTPFLPVKQTEASVSWPQNGSVASVNAPLISLAPQDLEVTVPASSVGELRDGQQLIFGTLPESSNKATDRGLFVTSPDGGLVVTSLNDVLFELTPSQVKKLDDDAKLHISVTHEEATVDIEGTSHSETTEDDYRPQVTGMYTELEDKQSLIDDGLSAHMNINSRFTSTPTLLKSIAMWGGLIMALVSLWALRKLDGPRVRRQAKGLTPLDGIVAAVLGFWHVFGANTSDDGFLLTMARVAANTDYMANYYRWYGVPEAPFGSPFYDVLSLLSQVTTASMWMRLPALLAALGTWWLLSREILPRLGPSIADRRVAHWTAAFVFLAFWLPYNNGTRPEPIIALGLMATWALFERAIESGRLAPAAWGTLTAAFTLACGPTGLAAVGVFLISLPAVLRIIGSRPQPRIAYVAPFMGAGLAVMVPVFHDQTLATVLEATAVRSEVGPALNWFEEWTRYATLVEQTVDGSMSRRFPMFVLILCTGLILWALAKGDKTTATTKRMMLILGLSTFFLMFTPTKWTHHFGIYAGIGGAIAAVGAVVLSRIALKSDRNRTFALAAVLFLMALTLAGWNAWWYVSSFAVPWWDRTVQLKGIEANTVVLAIALLVFVVGVVQSMRGPRRISGRWSGVMSAPIAVFAVLMVAFSCLTFVKSFVSQAPAYSVGMGNVKSFAGDVCALGGDVLLEEDTNASFLTPVGGVPLGKSLDAGESIGFTPDGVPAYIASDLADTSDRTLEDTQTDDDSADVDPASDEAQSTSRVNTQGNRPKSMRGVNGSTVRLPFGLDYNRVPVAGTFEDEPEQSATLETTWFELPSLDDDRPLLVTSVAGRIAHHDINGIEQEGTELKLEYGTREDGVVRKLGEVEMLDQGPTMQWRNLRYPLADLPEEADVVRLVAEDTSLAERDWLAVTPLRNPQLTPLNERFDSETPGLLDWTVAFQYPCQRPFYHANGVTEIPEFRIMPDAPGKAQLSGFMDFLGGGALAPAEAVNTSYEIPGYLKDDWQRDWGSVAKYEPRRNSAGEAPALAQVDTQVTTRSGLYTPGPMKVRNPDEQG
- a CDS encoding sensor histidine kinase, giving the protein MRQRRNHEERAAAKIHQLTASRRKIAEAYEVERLRIERDLHDGAQQYFVAAAMKLGEARLDVDSPLLDDAARDLRNGLDALRRTVHGIHPRELSDHGLIAAIETAAAQYGPHVTVRAPHELPRIDDSVTAAAYFFTAEALTNAAKHAPQAPVSVLVTCDHTLNISVTDQGGGNARITPGGGLDGMRERIAAFGGSMELTSPDGGPTTVAARIPLLLFRGESGIAP
- a CDS encoding cutinase family protein, translating into MKLRNIVAACVAALTITAGAADAQPIKTLPTQRGCSAHFLVAVPGGANTAEGIPDFVPHGGNVFMTGLLTRMGTAGEIEPLWVSYPSTPFATSEYKKSAAGGYKRARATVAKLAKACPDARFSFTGYSLGADIAARLTSDIAHGRGPIPPERVSGVALFANPYQGDNGAVLSYGTSPLSRGSLGPLPGGYGKLGPRVLEICNAGDLVCSMNEAHRGLVSPALRTNMAAGRIPFGEFNTLFRSLGLGAFSVFKGMGRHGSYTLAQQREASNWIIEQSHNSVAWGHA
- a CDS encoding response regulator transcription factor, with amino-acid sequence MRIVIADDSALLREGVAGLLTRRGHEVVAQVDSADRVQGVVDTHAPDLVITDVRMPPNMRDDGLQAALELRQRGPVNVLVLSQYVAPAYARELFSGGDGGTGYLLKDRVAEVKDFIQACETVASGGVIIDPDVASALMAASSRWLTTLTPREMEVLEHMAEGLSNAQISEQLYLSGAAVAKHVSSIFSKLGLTPDEDNRRVRAILMYLAERGVG
- a CDS encoding arabinofuranosyltransferase, translating into MTTDYQPAGRTALRTIAAGLAGGVLTLVAWFVLNRISLPAFNTSMVTRSLATGVSFVLLVIAAVLAVLWTRGKRPWISAAVLALIPAGLVVATLGIPLSATKLYLDGIQVDQGFRTQFLSRMTENFSHADMAYKGLPTFYPMGWFWMGGRLANIMGMDGWEVYQPHALATLAAGAAMLTPIWRRLTGSLPVATAIAVVTTAIVLTETPEEPYAAIVAMFLPAAAVWAYRALKGSWSATAALAVYLGISATFYTLFTAIGALTVVVIAVVLTFAGERSLTPLKHLLVIGFASLAIASIAWGPYVWRVLTGDEILESTANHFLPIEGTYFALPFLSLSLVGLLCLFGLIELIVRFREPEIASLGAALAVSYVWALASMAITLFGTSLLGFRLEVLFVLLFATLGIIAVANFDPKRIQIKNQTLFTTVVIAVVAVASLQMVQHVAVQNEKYIDQAYADTDGYGERADRFPPDAGRYYNEIADFIESHGHMENEAVVFTDEINFMAFHPFFGFNAFTSHYANPLGEFEQRNGELEEWSRISYDDPEKFTEAVDNSQWEPPAAFIFRGSEDSDFKTHIAHDIYPSQPNVHYEGLYFHPDAFKDDWDVKFIGPFAVAVRK